One part of the Actinotignum schaalii genome encodes these proteins:
- the mraY gene encoding phospho-N-acetylmuramoyl-pentapeptide-transferase produces the protein MLALIIAFAVSLLVTLFGTPLLIRFLVRKQFGQFIRQDGPTSHLVKRGTPTMGGLAIVAAVVIGYLVGNIGAGRSPGMSGILLLGLMIGMAGVGFADDFTKISRKQSLGLTPWAKIAGLGIVGVAFAVLSLMFADENNRTPASMRISHVRDTGLSLAFAGTAVGIILFIIWANFLITAWSNAVNLTDGLDGLSTGASIIAFGVYTLITMWQSNHPCYGLVDAAPGCYPIRDPRDLNIIAVALVGALIGFLWWNTSPAQIFMGDTGSLALGGVFAGMSIYTHTEFLAVLIGGLYLLEVISDVVQVGVFKMTRKRVFRMAPIHHHFELKGWNEVTVVVRFWVIQALCGFIALGIFYAEWLMQR, from the coding sequence GTGCTCGCGCTTATTATCGCTTTTGCGGTCTCGCTTCTCGTCACCCTATTCGGGACCCCGCTTCTCATCCGCTTCCTCGTGCGCAAACAATTCGGCCAATTCATCCGCCAGGACGGCCCCACCTCGCACCTCGTCAAGCGCGGCACCCCCACCATGGGAGGCCTGGCCATCGTGGCGGCGGTTGTTATCGGTTACCTGGTGGGCAATATCGGGGCGGGGCGCAGCCCGGGAATGTCCGGAATCCTCCTCCTCGGTCTCATGATCGGCATGGCGGGCGTGGGCTTCGCCGATGATTTCACCAAGATTTCCCGCAAACAAAGCCTGGGGCTCACCCCCTGGGCGAAAATCGCCGGTCTGGGGATTGTCGGCGTCGCCTTCGCGGTGCTTTCCCTCATGTTCGCGGATGAAAACAACCGAACCCCGGCATCCATGCGCATTTCCCACGTGCGCGATACCGGCCTGAGTCTCGCCTTCGCCGGCACCGCCGTCGGCATTATCCTCTTCATTATCTGGGCGAATTTCCTTATCACCGCCTGGTCCAATGCCGTTAACCTCACCGACGGCCTCGACGGCCTATCCACCGGTGCCTCCATCATCGCCTTCGGGGTCTACACCCTCATCACCATGTGGCAAAGCAACCACCCCTGCTACGGGCTCGTGGACGCCGCCCCCGGGTGCTACCCCATTCGCGACCCGCGCGATCTCAATATCATCGCGGTGGCTCTCGTCGGGGCACTTATCGGATTCCTCTGGTGGAACACCTCGCCGGCCCAAATCTTCATGGGGGATACCGGCTCTCTTGCCCTGGGCGGCGTCTTCGCCGGAATGTCCATCTACACCCACACCGAATTCCTCGCCGTGCTCATCGGCGGTCTCTACCTCCTGGAAGTCATCTCCGACGTAGTCCAAGTGGGCGTCTTCAAAATGACACGAAAACGGGTATTCCGCATGGCACCCATCCACCACCATTTCGAACTCAAAGGGTGGAACGAAGTCACGGTTGTGGTGCGCTTCTGGGTGATCCAAGCCCTGTGCGGCTTTATCGCCCTGGGTATTTTTTACGCTGAGTGGTTGATGCAAAGATGA
- a CDS encoding FtsW/RodA/SpoVE family cell cycle protein: MRERTEKPQAPSVPEERVRNVMHRSILLLVVATAILTLLGLLMVFSAITPGAVRAEYEDGPNLFRSAYLQMAYAAIGTVVAVICARIPLAVFQRLWGLALGFGILLQLLVLTPLGASVAGNRNWIAFGPIRLQPSEFLKLAMVVALAAVLGRMVQGAHFQLSDWSGPIAITGGSIGAVLVGGDMGTALIFLLIGVGMFWMAGFPGRYFLISGALGFFLVVVLIFSSRSRITRIQDFFQNLFTLPTGQTPSQADYALWAFGSGGPGGSGLGTGIEKWPGNLAEAHTDFIFAVVGEELGFFGCAVVIVLLGTIGYALLTICMYHPHRFGRFVAGGATLWLCGQAVANMFVVTGLLPVFGVPLPFMSQGGSSVISCLMAVGVCVAAALAVPGVKESFRRSSSLAGRVRAVIRRTS, encoded by the coding sequence ATGCGTGAGCGGACCGAGAAGCCGCAGGCACCGAGCGTCCCGGAGGAACGTGTGCGCAACGTCATGCACCGTTCCATCCTCCTCCTCGTGGTGGCCACCGCGATTCTCACCCTCCTCGGGCTCCTCATGGTGTTTTCCGCCATTACCCCCGGGGCGGTGCGGGCCGAATACGAAGACGGCCCCAACCTGTTCCGCTCCGCCTACCTCCAGATGGCCTACGCCGCCATTGGCACCGTTGTGGCGGTGATCTGCGCGCGTATTCCCCTCGCTGTTTTCCAGCGCCTGTGGGGCCTGGCCCTCGGCTTCGGGATCCTTTTGCAGCTCCTCGTGCTCACCCCGCTGGGTGCCTCCGTTGCCGGTAACCGCAACTGGATTGCTTTCGGCCCCATCCGGCTCCAGCCCTCCGAATTCCTCAAACTTGCCATGGTGGTGGCCCTGGCCGCGGTGCTCGGGCGCATGGTGCAAGGTGCCCACTTCCAGCTCTCCGATTGGAGCGGCCCCATTGCCATCACCGGCGGGTCCATCGGCGCGGTGCTCGTGGGTGGCGATATGGGAACCGCCCTCATCTTCCTCCTCATCGGGGTGGGAATGTTCTGGATGGCCGGCTTCCCGGGTCGCTATTTCCTTATCAGCGGGGCGCTGGGCTTCTTCCTCGTCGTCGTGCTTATTTTCTCCAGCCGGTCGCGCATCACCCGCATCCAAGACTTCTTCCAAAATCTCTTCACACTCCCCACCGGGCAAACACCCTCCCAAGCTGATTACGCGCTCTGGGCTTTCGGCTCCGGGGGGCCGGGCGGCTCCGGTCTGGGCACCGGAATTGAAAAATGGCCCGGGAATCTTGCCGAAGCACATACCGACTTCATCTTCGCGGTGGTGGGAGAAGAACTCGGCTTCTTCGGATGCGCCGTCGTCATCGTGCTGCTCGGCACCATCGGCTACGCACTTCTCACCATCTGCATGTACCACCCGCACCGTTTCGGCCGTTTCGTTGCCGGGGGAGCTACCCTGTGGCTATGCGGACAGGCCGTGGCAAATATGTTCGTCGTCACCGGCCTGCTCCCCGTTTTCGGGGTGCCGCTGCCCTTCATGAGCCAGGGCGGCTCCTCCGTGATCTCCTGCCTCATGGCGGTGGGAGTCTGCGTGGCCGCAGCCCTGGCGGTTCCGGGCGTGAAAGAATCGTTCCGGCGCTCCAGCTCACTCGCGGGCCGGGTGCGCGCAGTTATCAGGAGGACCTCGTGA
- a CDS encoding cell division protein FtsQ/DivIB — protein sequence MKEPSRRRSARDINPHAEITYVPTAATAPVVYDDGDAPLGDLGSTTTVSLDERLEEKASEKRRVRWRRLGVVGAVLAALAALAWVIFFSPLLALRASDITVSGIPANAAVTAEDVTAALADRSGIPLPRLDTEALATDLSTQFPPIKEAQLRRSYLHGLEVTLTVREPVACLVGKGACSAMDRDGVSFPVLPEVEASLPRVSLSPGPATRADDGSDGPGIRIALDVLASLKDDVRAQVAGVSVSDSGRVGLDLNSGQKVIWGDAQRSDLKAAALATVISVPGQVYDVSEPTAVVVH from the coding sequence GTGAAAGAACCATCCCGGCGCCGCTCCGCGCGTGATATTAATCCGCACGCGGAGATCACCTACGTTCCCACCGCCGCCACTGCCCCGGTGGTGTACGACGACGGCGACGCCCCGCTAGGCGACCTAGGGAGCACCACCACGGTATCCCTGGACGAGCGCCTCGAAGAAAAAGCTTCCGAGAAGCGCCGGGTGCGCTGGCGGCGCCTCGGGGTGGTCGGTGCGGTACTCGCCGCGCTTGCCGCCCTGGCCTGGGTGATTTTCTTTAGCCCGCTGCTGGCCTTGCGGGCCAGCGATATTACCGTCTCGGGGATCCCTGCGAACGCGGCGGTGACGGCGGAAGACGTCACCGCCGCCCTCGCCGACCGCTCCGGAATCCCGCTCCCACGCCTGGATACCGAAGCGCTCGCCACCGACCTGAGTACCCAATTCCCACCCATTAAAGAAGCGCAGCTGCGCCGTAGCTACCTCCACGGACTCGAGGTCACCCTCACCGTGCGCGAACCGGTGGCCTGCCTGGTGGGCAAAGGAGCATGCTCCGCCATGGATCGGGATGGCGTGAGCTTCCCGGTTCTCCCCGAGGTGGAAGCCAGCCTCCCGCGCGTGAGCCTGAGCCCCGGGCCGGCCACCCGCGCAGACGACGGTAGCGACGGCCCGGGTATCCGCATCGCCCTCGACGTGCTGGCCAGCCTCAAGGACGATGTGCGGGCCCAGGTAGCCGGGGTATCGGTGAGCGATAGCGGGCGGGTCGGACTCGATCTCAACTCCGGGCAGAAAGTGATCTGGGGGGATGCTCAGCGCTCCGATTTGAAAGCGGCAGCACTGGCCACCGTGATTAGCGTTCCTGGCCAGGTGTACGACGTGTCAGAGCCCACCGCCGTCGTCGTTCATTAA
- the murD gene encoding UDP-N-acetylmuramoyl-L-alanine--D-glutamate ligase, which translates to MSEWQHPGAAELAGRRIAVVGLGKSGRACARALTELTEARVSVWDADITKLGAVTALPVDTGGSDPTPAELARKVLAWRPDVIIPAPAIPEIGPLFATAADHGIELWSEIELAWRLRTHDGAGHAAPWLAVTGTNGKTTTVTMAAHILRAAHLGAEPIGNVGNPAVTAVSATGPDAPRAFALELSSFQLRTTHTMEPAASICLNIADDHLEWHGSRAAYAAAKARVYEHVRTAAVYPVGDSTVHSMVDNADVREGARAIGITTGIPAVGQIGIVDGLIVDRAYGKQRWTSAVEIASLNDVAQLAPTTAALPRHLIWDALAAVALTRAIDIPAEVVRAGLQHMRPGHHRIETVSERAGVRYVDDSKATNAHAALASVSALAEGTCVWIVGGQPKGARFESLVAQVRDKLRAVVVIGVNQEPWHAALDGSNLPVTYIDPAASEPMARAVLAASRYAQAGDTVMLAPASASMDQFTSYADRGDRFAAAVRALPAPSEGSAVTGGAAPEAGSTSAADGAPTEETVQDNGAPDSATEARHA; encoded by the coding sequence ATGAGTGAGTGGCAACATCCGGGCGCGGCGGAACTGGCAGGGCGCCGTATCGCCGTCGTCGGTTTAGGAAAATCAGGGCGGGCCTGCGCGCGGGCACTTACCGAGCTCACCGAGGCGCGCGTGAGCGTATGGGACGCCGATATCACGAAACTCGGGGCGGTCACCGCGCTTCCCGTGGACACCGGAGGGAGCGACCCGACCCCGGCCGAACTGGCGCGTAAAGTGCTGGCCTGGCGGCCCGACGTCATCATCCCGGCCCCCGCCATACCCGAAATCGGACCGCTTTTTGCCACGGCCGCCGACCACGGCATCGAACTGTGGTCCGAAATTGAACTTGCCTGGCGCCTGCGCACCCACGACGGTGCGGGGCACGCCGCCCCGTGGCTCGCCGTCACCGGCACCAATGGCAAAACTACCACGGTAACCATGGCGGCCCATATTTTGCGCGCCGCGCATCTGGGGGCCGAACCCATCGGGAACGTCGGCAATCCCGCCGTCACCGCCGTGAGCGCCACCGGCCCGGACGCCCCGCGTGCCTTCGCCCTGGAGCTTTCCTCCTTCCAGCTGCGCACCACTCACACCATGGAGCCGGCCGCCAGTATCTGCCTCAATATCGCCGACGACCACCTCGAATGGCACGGCAGCCGCGCCGCCTACGCCGCCGCGAAAGCCCGCGTTTACGAACATGTGCGCACCGCCGCGGTCTACCCGGTGGGTGATAGCACCGTCCACAGCATGGTCGATAACGCGGATGTGCGCGAAGGAGCGCGCGCCATTGGCATCACCACCGGCATTCCCGCCGTCGGGCAGATCGGCATCGTGGACGGCCTCATTGTGGACCGTGCCTACGGAAAGCAACGGTGGACTAGCGCCGTGGAGATCGCTTCGTTGAACGACGTCGCCCAGCTGGCTCCCACCACTGCGGCGCTGCCGCGCCATCTCATCTGGGACGCCCTGGCCGCCGTAGCCCTCACCCGGGCCATTGATATTCCCGCGGAGGTGGTGCGCGCCGGGCTCCAGCATATGCGCCCGGGCCACCACCGTATCGAAACGGTGAGTGAACGCGCCGGGGTGCGTTACGTGGACGATTCCAAAGCCACCAATGCCCACGCCGCCCTCGCTTCCGTTTCCGCACTGGCGGAGGGCACCTGCGTGTGGATCGTGGGCGGGCAACCCAAGGGCGCCCGCTTCGAATCCCTCGTGGCACAGGTGCGGGACAAGCTGCGCGCCGTCGTCGTTATTGGCGTGAATCAAGAACCCTGGCACGCGGCCCTGGACGGATCGAACCTTCCCGTTACCTATATCGACCCGGCGGCCTCCGAACCCATGGCGCGCGCGGTGCTGGCTGCCTCGCGCTACGCACAGGCGGGGGATACCGTCATGCTGGCTCCCGCCAGTGCCTCCATGGACCAATTCACCTCCTACGCGGATCGCGGTGATCGCTTCGCCGCGGCCGTGCGCGCCCTGCCCGCCCCGTCGGAAGGTAGTGCTGTAACGGGGGGCGCTGCCCCGGAAGCGGGCAGCACTTCGGCAGCTGATGGAGCCCCGACGGAGGAGACGGTGCAGGATAACGGTGCACCGGATAGCGCCACGGAGGCACGTCATGCGTGA
- the murG gene encoding undecaprenyldiphospho-muramoylpentapeptide beta-N-acetylglucosaminyltransferase, protein MTLVLAGGGTAGHVNPLLATAHELAGRGHRILVVGTATGMEKDLVPASGFDFATVERAPFPRRPDKDALRFPVAFPRAVRQARRILTAARAELAVGFGGFASTPIYAAARRADIPVVVHEQNALPGLANKLGARGAAAVALTFPSTPLRAARGITRTVGLPLRPAIAALASADRPEARTAAAARLGLDPGLPTLVVTGGSLGAAHLNDVMTAAAPRCAAAGVQVLHLTGRGKAAEAQRTSATIPSYHVLEYLEEMELAYAVADTVVCRAGAGTVAEVSALGIPAVFVPLPIGNGEQARNAADVVAAGGALLIPNAQFSADSVSTVLDIVTDASTRTRMAQASRAICPADGAARLADLIEEVLR, encoded by the coding sequence GTGACACTAGTGCTCGCCGGCGGGGGAACCGCCGGGCACGTCAATCCACTACTGGCCACCGCCCACGAACTTGCCGGGCGCGGGCACCGTATCCTCGTGGTCGGCACCGCCACCGGTATGGAAAAAGACCTCGTTCCCGCCAGCGGCTTCGATTTCGCCACCGTGGAACGCGCGCCGTTCCCGCGCCGTCCCGATAAGGATGCGTTACGTTTCCCCGTGGCTTTCCCGCGGGCGGTGCGCCAAGCCCGCCGTATCCTCACCGCGGCCAGAGCCGAGCTGGCAGTTGGTTTCGGAGGTTTCGCCTCCACCCCCATCTACGCCGCTGCGCGCCGGGCCGACATCCCGGTAGTGGTGCACGAACAAAACGCGCTACCGGGTCTGGCCAACAAACTCGGGGCACGGGGCGCGGCCGCCGTCGCCCTCACCTTCCCCTCCACACCACTGCGTGCCGCGCGCGGCATCACCCGCACCGTCGGGCTGCCGCTGCGCCCCGCTATCGCAGCCCTGGCCAGCGCCGATAGACCGGAAGCACGCACCGCCGCCGCGGCGCGCCTCGGCCTGGATCCCGGGCTTCCCACCCTCGTGGTTACCGGGGGCTCCCTGGGCGCTGCCCACCTCAATGACGTGATGACCGCAGCCGCCCCCCGCTGCGCCGCCGCCGGCGTCCAAGTACTCCATCTGACCGGTCGGGGTAAAGCCGCCGAGGCCCAGCGCACTTCCGCCACCATCCCCAGCTATCACGTGCTCGAATACCTGGAAGAAATGGAACTTGCATACGCGGTGGCCGATACCGTGGTGTGCCGCGCCGGGGCCGGCACCGTCGCGGAAGTCTCCGCACTGGGTATCCCCGCCGTCTTCGTTCCTCTCCCCATCGGCAACGGCGAACAGGCGCGCAACGCCGCGGACGTGGTGGCTGCCGGCGGGGCGCTGCTCATTCCCAATGCCCAGTTCAGCGCGGACTCGGTGAGCACCGTACTGGACATCGTCACCGATGCGTCCACCCGTACCCGCATGGCCCAAGCCTCGCGCGCCATCTGCCCGGCCGACGGCGCGGCCCGGCTCGCCGATCTTATTGAGGAGGTTCTCAGGTGA
- the murC gene encoding UDP-N-acetylmuramate--L-alanine ligase, which produces MTHIHLIGIGGAGMSVIADLLHAEGWTVTGSDARASATTERLADSGITLWIGTEPERLSADTLVAVSSAIREDNPELARARQLGARVIHRSQALALASGDRDFVAVAGAHGKTTTSAMLAVALEEAGQAPSWAIGGSVRGHGSGGHLGTGSVLVAEADESDASFLNYRPRIALVTNVEPDHLDHYGSREAFEEAFAEFARCIVPGGLLIVCGDDAGAARLGAQAVSEGIRVVSYGRGAALSGVEAHVALEDGALRCGESRAPLSLQVPGSHNELNAAGAAAAGLELGVSLADMARGLAAFTGTGRRFELRGEVGGVRLFDDYAHHPTEVEATLRAARAEAGQGSVRVLFQPHLYSRTRNFADRFATALELADTAIVTAVYGARETPFDGIEGDMITSRMGNAGHFIADKHEAARALAKSAKPGDLLLTMGAGDVTALGPEILAALGEGTAR; this is translated from the coding sequence GTGACACATATCCATCTCATCGGCATCGGAGGGGCGGGCATGAGCGTAATCGCCGATCTGCTCCACGCCGAAGGCTGGACTGTGACCGGCTCCGATGCCCGCGCCTCGGCTACCACGGAGCGCCTGGCAGATTCCGGCATCACCCTGTGGATCGGAACGGAACCGGAGCGCCTCAGCGCCGACACCCTCGTGGCGGTCTCCTCCGCCATCCGGGAAGATAACCCCGAGCTCGCGCGGGCCCGCCAGCTCGGTGCCCGCGTCATCCACCGTTCCCAAGCTCTTGCCCTCGCGAGCGGGGATCGCGATTTCGTGGCGGTGGCCGGCGCGCACGGAAAAACCACCACGTCGGCAATGCTGGCGGTGGCACTGGAGGAAGCCGGCCAGGCACCGTCCTGGGCGATTGGCGGGAGCGTGCGCGGGCACGGCTCCGGAGGCCACCTGGGCACCGGGAGCGTCCTCGTTGCTGAAGCCGACGAATCCGATGCTTCCTTCCTCAACTACCGGCCCCGTATCGCCCTGGTCACCAACGTCGAACCCGATCACCTCGACCATTACGGCAGCAGGGAAGCTTTCGAAGAAGCCTTCGCGGAATTCGCGCGCTGCATCGTCCCCGGCGGGCTCCTCATCGTGTGCGGCGACGACGCAGGTGCGGCCCGCCTGGGCGCTCAAGCGGTGAGCGAAGGTATCCGGGTGGTCAGCTACGGGCGTGGCGCCGCGCTCTCCGGCGTGGAAGCTCACGTGGCGCTCGAGGACGGGGCACTACGGTGCGGGGAAAGCCGCGCCCCGCTCTCCCTCCAGGTTCCCGGATCCCATAACGAACTCAATGCGGCCGGGGCGGCCGCCGCCGGTCTGGAACTGGGCGTGAGCCTGGCGGACATGGCGCGCGGCCTGGCGGCTTTTACCGGAACGGGGCGGCGTTTTGAACTGCGCGGCGAGGTCGGGGGAGTGCGACTCTTCGATGACTACGCCCACCATCCCACCGAAGTAGAAGCCACCTTGCGTGCCGCCCGCGCCGAGGCTGGGCAGGGCAGCGTGCGAGTTCTCTTCCAACCACACCTGTATTCGCGTACCCGTAATTTCGCGGACCGTTTCGCCACCGCTCTCGAACTGGCCGATACCGCCATTGTTACCGCCGTGTACGGGGCCCGCGAAACGCCTTTCGACGGTATCGAAGGCGATATGATCACCTCCCGGATGGGAAACGCTGGGCATTTTATTGCCGATAAACACGAGGCCGCGCGGGCGCTCGCAAAAAGCGCGAAGCCGGGAGATCTGCTTCTCACCATGGGGGCTGGCGACGTGACCGCGCTGGGCCCCGAAATCCTGGCGGCGCTGGGGGAGGGGACGGCGCGGTGA